The nucleotide sequence GGACAGACGGAGCATCTCATTCCGCTCTATGCGGTCGGCGTGTTTATTCCCTTTACGCTGTCGCAGACAGGGATGGTAGTCAAGTGGATTCGTGAAAAGCCGAAGGGTTGGGCAACCAAGTTCATCATCAACATGACAGGGGCTGTCATCAGTTTAATAGTCTCCATGATGTTCTTTCTCACCAAATTTGCGCAAGTGTGGCCAATCCTTGTGTTTATGCCTTTAATTATTTTTCTTTTTTATCGTATTAGGCGACATTACGAGGCAGTGGGGGACCAACTTAGACTTTCTACAAGTGAGCCTGCTATAAAGATAGAGGGTAATGTTGTCATTGTTCCTGTGGCAGGAATTACGCATGTGGTAGAGAATTCGTTGAACTATGCTAAGTCTCTCACTCCTTATCAGCTCATTGCGGTTTATGTGTTTTTTGAGAAAGAGGAAGAGGCGGCATTTGTAGAAAAATGGAGTAAGTGGCAGCCTGAAGTCAGGTTGGTTACGCTACATTCTCCTTATCGAAGCATCATTCAGGTATTGTCAAAGTTTATTGATACGGTTGAGCGTAAAGCGAGTCAATCAAATTATCAGGTTACAGTCGTGATCCCACAATTCATTCCAAAGAAGGGCTGGCACAACATCCTGCATAACCAATTTAGTCTATTAATTCGCGAATACTTGTTGCATCGCAAAAATGTAGTTGTGAGTACAGTGCCATATCGCTTAAAGAAATAACCGATTCGCAGACGAGATTCCTCTTGCTCTGTTCTCAAATTTTTTCCAGAATGACTTATCAGCCATGAGACTGTAATTGGAAAGGTGTGATCAGTGATGTTGACTGCGATTACTTTAGGAACGACGCTCATCCTCTATATCATTTTACTTATTACTTATAAGACTCAAGCGAAATATAAGAGGGGAATGTTATTTGCTGTTACGCTTCCTCCGCACGCGGTAGAGGATGAGAGAATTCAGCGCGTTCAAGCACAATATAATAAGCAGTTGATGAAGGTATGCATAGTGATGGGTGCCCTCCTTATTCCGCTTATCCTCTTATACAATTTGTGGGGTTATCAAACGATCTACATGCTTGTTTGGATTATCGTCTGCGTCATCGTATTCACCGTACCATTCCGAACAGCATTCAAAGAAACGCTTGGCCTTAAGCGGGACAATGATTGGTTTGTTGGCGCAAAACGAGTGATCCACAGCGATCTAAGAGTTGAACAGTTGAAAAATGAGCGAAGTGCACCGATGTCGCTCTACCTCATTCCTGTCTCGCTTAACGCTTTGCTAACCTTGTGGATTGCCCAGTTTTACATGACGATCATTGGTTTAGCGATCTGCGGATGGGTCATGACTGCGATCTGTATGCTTACCTCATTAGGTATGCGTGGAACAAAGGCTAAGGTTTACAGTGAAAATAGTGAAATCAATGTTAGCTTGAATCAAGCTAAGCGCAGAGCAGTATCGTACATGTGGTTGTGGATAGCCATTGTCGAAAACATTCATTTTGCCCTCCTAATTCTACTACTTACAAATGAAAATGAGGTGATGAATGGTACCTGGTTAACGCTTGTACTTTTATTTAGCATCGTTCCGGTTGGGATCGTGCTCAATGGCTATCGCAAATTTCATGCACTAGAACAGGAAGTGCTGGAGCACGACGGCAAGCAAATCTATTCGGACGATGATGAATATTGGGCGAACGGCTTCACCTATCATAACCCTCATGATCGAAGCCTTATGGTGCCCAAGCGTGTCGGGATAGGAGAGACGATCAATACTGGCACGTTAGCTGGAAAGATCATTATGGGAGGCATTTTAGGATTAGTTGCGACTGTTATTGTTGGCACCTCGTTTCTCATAATCCGATCAGAGATTACGTCGCCGAGTTTGACAATAACGCCAACACATCAGATTGAGATCGATTACCCGATGTATTCGGTACAATTCGATATTTCAGAAATTGAGGCAGTAACGCTCGTAGACACTGTGCCATCGGGGTCGAAGACGAATGGAGAAGCAACTGACAAAGTTTTACGTGGACAATTTCGCTTGAAGGAGTTAGGTAAGTCACGGCTCTATCTATTCAAAAATAATCCCCCATATATTCAGATAAAGCTGAAGGATAGCTACATCTTCTACAATGATCAAGATCCTCTTGTGACAGAGAAACGATTTGAGGAGATTAAACAATCTATCGATAACCGATTTTAAGAAAGCCATTCCAATTGTCAGAGTACAGGTCGGTTCTCAAATAAGTTAATGGGAATAACCTAAAACGATCACTCCCAATGGAATCTCGGGAGTGATCGCTTATCCTTCGTTTTATGCCTCGGACTCATAAGGGCGTGTCCCTGTTGCATTGATGATAGGGGATTCGTCTACCGTGTTGTCTTGATGTGCGGACAACTTCGCGATTAACCAACCCGCCATTACATTGACAACCGCCATTGCACCATATAATAGATAATCTCCCCACGGCTCTGGTAGCATCAGGTCAGCTAGTAGCCAGCCACCTGTCATCACAAGCCCCATGAATGCGCCCATCATTGCTTTAAAGGAAAGTTTCCTTTTCATTTACACAACCCCCTGTTCGTTTGTTTGAATTCATAACTGTAATTGTTGCTGTGCTGCTTGCATATCCGTGAACAATCAACTTGCCCCTCTTAAAATTCATTGTATGTGAGGGAGATGAGTGAATATGCTTATGAATCTAAAGCTTGGCTGAGGTATAGCGCACTAAATCCGTCATATAATAAACTGTTCTTCTACCTTTTGCTTAAATACAGTCAGTCGCGCTAACTTTCATATGGAAAGGGGTTGAGGAAATGTGGGTTAAACCAGCTTTTATAATCGTCGAGGTTTGTGCTGAGGTTACAGCATACGCGTATCAAAAGTGATACATCTAGTTGCCTCTTGGCGCTATCGCAACAATCGCACCAACATTCCTCATAACATGATTACGGCGTTGCATGGGGGGGAGTAAATGTTCATAAGAGTGTTAGGCTCGGCAGCAGGAGGAGGATTACCCCAATGGAACTGCAACTGCCCAAATTGCCATAAAGTACGGAATGGAGATCGTGCTGTTCATGCTCGAACGAATGACTCGCTAGCGATTAGCGACAATGGACAACGATGGTATCTCATAAATGCAACCCCTAACGTAACTGCACAGATCGAAGCTTTTTCTCCCCTATACCCTGGCCCCCATATACGAGCAACGCCAATCCTAGGTGTGTTACTTACTGATGCAGAGCTGGATCATACGATCGGCTTACTTCAATTAAGAGAATGTGCCCAAATCGAAGTCTATGCTGCCCCTCCTGTACTACATGCGCTGAATGGCGCCTTTCCTATCAAGCAAATACTCGAACCCTATGCCCAATTTCGTTGGTCGGAGGTGAGTGAACGGCAATCTTTTACCCTTTTTGAGGATAGAGTAAGGGTATATCCCTTTCAATTAGGAAGTAAACCACCTCGATATGCGTCCAAGGGTGAAGAAGGCGCTTGGGTGATCGGATATCGCATAGTTGATCAATGGACAGGTGGCGTTGTCGTTTATGCACCGGGAGTTGAGTCATGGTCAGAGGATTTAGATGAACAGCTCGCGAATGCGGATTGCGTCTTCGTTGACGGTACGTTCTGGAGGACTGATGAGTTACGTCAATTAGACATCTCCCAGCTAGGTGCAATGGAGATGGGGCACATACCGATCTCTGGGGCGGGTGGGAGTCTGGAACGGCTTGTGAAGGTTGAGGCTCAGCGTAAAATATATATTCATATTAACAATACGAATCCCATATTGGATCAACATTCCGAGGAGTATCGAACGCTGCAGGCACATCGTATCGAGGTTGGTTACGATGGGCTGGAATTGGAGGTTTGATCATGGACGATGAATTGCTGTCGTCGGAGGCGTTCACGGTGCGCTTGCGAAGAGTAGGGGAATTACACTACCATGACAAGCATCCTTTTCATACGCGCATGCATGAGGGCGAACTAAGCCGAGAACAGCTTCAAGCATGGGTGGCAAATCGGTTTTATTATCAGCGGAATATCCCGGTCAAGGATGCGCTAATTCTATCGAAGATCCCCTCAAGAGAGGATCGCCGCATTTGGATACAACGAATTGTTGACCATGATGGGAGCACGGAGAATGAAGGCGGTATTGAGACATGGATTCGGCTAGGCGAAACTGTAGGATTGTCGCGTGAGGAAATGTGGGATGATCGCCATCTGCTTCCTGCAGTTCGTTTCGCTGTCGATGCGTATGTAAACTTTTGTCGTCATAAACCATGGGTAGAGGCGGTTGCTTCTTCGCTGACAGAGCTATTCGTGCCTATTTTGATGTCCCATCGGATTGCCGTATTCGAACGTGTTTATCCTTGGATTAAACAGGAGGGCTTGGAATACTTCCGCTCCAGGTTGGTTCAAGCACCAAGAGATGCGGAACATGGCCTGAGAGTTGTATTGCGCGAGTGTAGCAGTCGTAAGGAACAGGAGCAGGCGATCGCTGCGCTTACGTTTAAGTGTGATGTATTGTGGTCGATTCTTGATGCGCTCAGCTTGAAATATCCTGTGAAGGATCATTAGCCATGATCGTGTGGGACTTGTCTGATAGACCGAAGCTAAAGAGTCCATCACGGATGAAATATGATCAAGCACGTCAAGCAGACATGCTGCTGTTACCGGAACGAGTCGTTACGTTGAATGAGACTGCGGGAGCCATTCTATGGCTTTGCGATGGGCAACGTACGATTGCTCAAATAATAGAAGAGCTAGAAACAAAGTACGAGACAACGAATTTAGAAGAGGATGTTGTTGCGTTTCTAGTCGAAGCGGCAGACAAGGGGTGGGTGGAAGCATGGAAGTAACGATACCCTATGCGCTTACTGCGGAACTTACCCATCGTTGTCCGCTTCATTGTCCTTACTGTTCGAATCCGATTGAACTTCAGAAGAGAGAGGACGAATTGACTTCGGAGCATTGGCTGAAAGTGTTAGGGGAAGCTAGTGATTTAGGTGTCGTTCAGGTTCATTTTACAGGGGGGGAGCCACTCTTACGACCAGATGTTGATCTGCTTATTCGTCGCGCTCGTGAATTGGGTCTATTCGTCAATTTAATTACAAGTGGTGTTGGGCTGACAGACCAGCGAGTGAAGCAGCTCGTAGAAGCGGGTGTGGATAGTATTCAGCTTAGTGTCCAGTCCTCTGAGGCAGAGCTTGCGAATACGATTGCAGGCTTTAAGGCTCATGAGCTGAAGCAACAAGCAGCAAAATCGATTCGTGCAGGAGGTGTTCCTCTACATATGAATGTGGTGCTGCACAGGCACAATATTCATCTGATTGAGGAAATCATAGCGTTGTGCCAGTCATGGGGAGCTAAGCGCTTAGAGCTTGCTAATACGCAATATTATGGATGGGCTTTATTAAATAGAGATCAGCTTATGCCTACAAAGGACCAGCTCTTGGCAGCAGAAGAAGTATACGATCGCGTGAAAAGTCGATTGGGTAATACCATCGAGCTCATTTGGGTTAAGCCTGATTACTATGAGGACTATCCGAAGCCATGTATGGGAGGGTGGGGGAAGCTATCATTGACAGTCGCTCCGGATGGACGCGTGTTGCCATGTACGGTAGCGGGTAATATTAAGTCATTGCAGTTTGAAACGGTTAGGGAGCAGAGCTTGGCTTGGATTTGGTACGAATCTTCTAGCTTCAACGCCTATCGTGGATTTGATTGGATGGCAGAGCCCTGTAGAAGCTGTGACCGGAGATTCGAGGATTTCGGTGGATGTCGCTGTCAAGCGTATTTGCTTACCGGTGATGCCAGAACGACG is from Candidatus Cohnella colombiensis and encodes:
- the pqqB gene encoding pyrroloquinoline quinone biosynthesis protein PqqB; this translates as MFIRVLGSAAGGGLPQWNCNCPNCHKVRNGDRAVHARTNDSLAISDNGQRWYLINATPNVTAQIEAFSPLYPGPHIRATPILGVLLTDAELDHTIGLLQLRECAQIEVYAAPPVLHALNGAFPIKQILEPYAQFRWSEVSERQSFTLFEDRVRVYPFQLGSKPPRYASKGEEGAWVIGYRIVDQWTGGVVVYAPGVESWSEDLDEQLANADCVFVDGTFWRTDELRQLDISQLGAMEMGHIPISGAGGSLERLVKVEAQRKIYIHINNTNPILDQHSEEYRTLQAHRIEVGYDGLELEV
- a CDS encoding DUF5808 domain-containing protein translates to MLTAITLGTTLILYIILLITYKTQAKYKRGMLFAVTLPPHAVEDERIQRVQAQYNKQLMKVCIVMGALLIPLILLYNLWGYQTIYMLVWIIVCVIVFTVPFRTAFKETLGLKRDNDWFVGAKRVIHSDLRVEQLKNERSAPMSLYLIPVSLNALLTLWIAQFYMTIIGLAICGWVMTAICMLTSLGMRGTKAKVYSENSEINVSLNQAKRRAVSYMWLWIAIVENIHFALLILLLTNENEVMNGTWLTLVLLFSIVPVGIVLNGYRKFHALEQEVLEHDGKQIYSDDDEYWANGFTYHNPHDRSLMVPKRVGIGETINTGTLAGKIIMGGILGLVATVIVGTSFLIIRSEITSPSLTITPTHQIEIDYPMYSVQFDISEIEAVTLVDTVPSGSKTNGEATDKVLRGQFRLKELGKSRLYLFKNNPPYIQIKLKDSYIFYNDQDPLVTEKRFEEIKQSIDNRF
- the pqqC gene encoding pyrroloquinoline-quinone synthase PqqC → MDDELLSSEAFTVRLRRVGELHYHDKHPFHTRMHEGELSREQLQAWVANRFYYQRNIPVKDALILSKIPSREDRRIWIQRIVDHDGSTENEGGIETWIRLGETVGLSREEMWDDRHLLPAVRFAVDAYVNFCRHKPWVEAVASSLTELFVPILMSHRIAVFERVYPWIKQEGLEYFRSRLVQAPRDAEHGLRVVLRECSSRKEQEQAIAALTFKCDVLWSILDALSLKYPVKDH
- the pqqE gene encoding pyrroloquinoline quinone biosynthesis protein PqqE; amino-acid sequence: MEVTIPYALTAELTHRCPLHCPYCSNPIELQKREDELTSEHWLKVLGEASDLGVVQVHFTGGEPLLRPDVDLLIRRARELGLFVNLITSGVGLTDQRVKQLVEAGVDSIQLSVQSSEAELANTIAGFKAHELKQQAAKSIRAGGVPLHMNVVLHRHNIHLIEEIIALCQSWGAKRLELANTQYYGWALLNRDQLMPTKDQLLAAEEVYDRVKSRLGNTIELIWVKPDYYEDYPKPCMGGWGKLSLTVAPDGRVLPCTVAGNIKSLQFETVREQSLAWIWYESSSFNAYRGFDWMAEPCRSCDRRFEDFGGCRCQAYLLTGDARTTDPVCKWSPNHDRIVEAVTVADKGISLVQASPAFKYRGR
- the pqqD gene encoding pyrroloquinoline quinone biosynthesis peptide chaperone PqqD, whose product is MIVWDLSDRPKLKSPSRMKYDQARQADMLLLPERVVTLNETAGAILWLCDGQRTIAQIIEELETKYETTNLEEDVVAFLVEAADKGWVEAWK